The Lentzea guizhouensis genome contains a region encoding:
- a CDS encoding YybH family protein, with the protein MTSTLVQDETAIRELFTEHEQGMRLRSPERIVARYAQDAVTCTLAPPLRNTGLDARDPEALAGWMAGFTGPITLEHRDLQVVVSGDVAFAHGLARLAAVPVGYPEGFSMWMRTTVGLQRRDGRWWVTHEHQSVPFHMDGSFLAATDLEPQ; encoded by the coding sequence ATGACTTCGACACTGGTGCAGGACGAGACCGCGATCCGCGAGCTGTTCACCGAGCACGAGCAGGGCATGCGGCTGCGTTCCCCGGAACGCATCGTGGCGCGGTATGCGCAGGACGCGGTGACGTGCACGCTGGCGCCGCCGCTGCGCAACACCGGCCTGGACGCGCGTGACCCGGAGGCGCTGGCGGGGTGGATGGCCGGGTTCACCGGTCCGATCACGCTGGAGCACCGCGACCTGCAGGTCGTCGTGTCCGGGGACGTGGCGTTCGCGCACGGTCTGGCGCGGCTCGCGGCGGTCCCGGTCGGCTACCCCGAGGGGTTCTCCATGTGGATGCGCACGACCGTGGGGTTGCAACGGCGTGATGGGCGGTGGTGGGTGACGCACGAGCACCAGTCGGTGCCGTTTCACATGGACGGGTCGTTCCTGGCCGCCACCGACCTGGAGCCTCAGTAG
- a CDS encoding short chain dehydrogenase → MRALVVGTGTLGTPLVTALRTRGHEVVTAARTTGDVHVDLTDPATIAAMYRQVGKVDAVVCVAAHGALDEFATLTSESMRKNMRAKLFGQIDLVLTGQHHCADGASFTLTSGIFADRPTRGVTGGGVISGALHSFVLSAAIELPRRMRVNVVSPGMIGHTFAARFPQLRPIPVDEVVPHYLDCVHHGTGRIVRVY, encoded by the coding sequence ATGAGGGCACTCGTCGTGGGCACCGGCACCCTCGGAACACCCCTGGTCACCGCGTTGCGCACGCGCGGCCACGAGGTCGTCACCGCCGCCCGCACCACCGGTGACGTCCACGTCGATCTCACCGATCCGGCGACGATCGCGGCGATGTACCGCCAGGTCGGGAAGGTGGACGCGGTGGTGTGCGTCGCGGCGCACGGGGCACTCGACGAGTTCGCCACGCTGACGTCGGAGTCGATGCGGAAGAACATGCGCGCGAAGCTGTTCGGTCAGATCGACCTCGTGCTGACCGGGCAGCACCACTGCGCCGACGGTGCGTCGTTCACCCTGACCTCGGGCATCTTCGCCGACCGGCCCACGCGCGGTGTCACCGGCGGCGGTGTCATCAGCGGAGCCCTGCACAGCTTCGTGCTCTCCGCGGCGATCGAGCTGCCCAGGAGAATGCGGGTCAACGTCGTGAGCCCCGGCATGATCGGCCACACCTTCGCCGCACGCTTCCCGCAGCTGCGGCCGATACCGGTGGACGAGGTCGTGCCGCACTACCTCGACTGCGTCCACCACGGCACCGGCCGCATCGTCCGCGTCTACTGA
- a CDS encoding beta-eliminating lyase-related protein, whose translation MEIRRSLSLHASPRRSPFEMVRRLQESGRIRPDTAPEDPVRELEERVAGLLGKPKALFFPSGTMAQQTALRVHAERTGRHAFAGHPQSHLQVWENQGYSAVHGLRFHPVGDRNELLTLGDLGAVGEPLAAVVWELPQRDIGGQLPDFADLQAQTQWARGRGAAAHCDGARLWEAQTGYDASLAEIAALFDTVYVSLYKGLEGTRGAVLAGDAETVGHAAVWRRRLGGAVVDAWPLAVFALMGLDEVLPRMAEFRDHARALAAAINADGFAHTVPQVPSTPMFHVHLPMSPRDAQRAADSVVQETGTKLFLYTRSNPDPGRCSFEGGGDRGGGALAAGGGGVDQRATIAGVSLPEPVQSALVRVSHSVLVDAQALAAVRARFDDEQAASLATYLRAAQSTNTVRAYRSDWIGWAGWCAAEGRQALPADPLDVAVYLAAAADTVKPDGSAAFGASTLERKSAAISAVHAANGLPSPTRSDVVRLTLRGIRRSRKAQPRRKRPVLLDTLEALLAERPQEGPARARDAVLLLVGFAGALRRSELAAIEFEDVTVDVDPRTHEPLLLIALGTTKTDQTGRHQQTVVLPRGSRRPTCPVCAFADWADVLDGREPVESGLHRCHGYQGTGRTGAVFPVINRHGGIGSKAMSGRAVAELVKRYAVRAGLDPELFGGHSLRAGFATQAALGGASDREIMRQGRWTNPRMVHRYIRTANPLEDNAVTRLGL comes from the coding sequence ATGGAGATCCGTCGCTCGCTGTCGTTGCACGCGTCCCCGCGCCGTTCACCGTTCGAGATGGTGCGGCGTCTGCAGGAGAGCGGGCGGATCCGCCCGGACACCGCGCCGGAGGACCCGGTGCGGGAGCTGGAGGAGCGGGTCGCGGGGCTGCTGGGCAAGCCGAAGGCGTTGTTCTTCCCGTCGGGCACGATGGCGCAGCAGACGGCGCTGCGGGTGCACGCGGAGAGAACGGGCCGGCACGCGTTCGCCGGGCATCCGCAGTCGCATCTGCAGGTGTGGGAGAACCAGGGGTACAGCGCGGTGCACGGGTTGCGGTTCCACCCGGTGGGTGACCGCAACGAGCTGCTGACGCTGGGAGACCTGGGAGCGGTCGGTGAGCCGTTGGCGGCGGTGGTGTGGGAGCTGCCGCAGCGTGACATCGGCGGCCAGCTGCCGGACTTCGCGGACCTGCAGGCGCAGACGCAGTGGGCGCGTGGAAGGGGTGCGGCGGCACATTGTGACGGGGCGCGGTTGTGGGAGGCGCAGACCGGGTACGACGCGTCACTGGCGGAGATCGCGGCGTTGTTCGACACCGTGTACGTGTCGCTCTACAAAGGACTGGAGGGCACGCGGGGCGCGGTGCTGGCCGGTGACGCGGAGACGGTCGGGCACGCGGCGGTGTGGCGGCGCCGGCTGGGCGGGGCGGTCGTGGACGCGTGGCCGTTGGCGGTGTTCGCGTTGATGGGGCTCGACGAGGTGCTGCCGCGGATGGCGGAGTTCCGCGACCACGCGCGGGCGTTGGCGGCGGCGATCAACGCCGACGGGTTCGCGCACACGGTGCCGCAGGTGCCGTCGACGCCGATGTTCCACGTCCACCTGCCGATGTCGCCGCGGGACGCGCAGCGGGCGGCGGACAGCGTGGTGCAGGAGACGGGGACGAAGCTCTTCCTCTACACGCGGTCGAATCCGGATCCGGGGCGCTGCAGCTTCGAGGGGGGTGGGGATCGGGGCGGTGGAGCTCTCGCCGCGGGAGGTGGCGGAGTTGATCAGAGGGCTACCATCGCGGGTGTGAGCCTGCCGGAGCCGGTCCAGAGCGCGCTGGTGCGGGTGTCGCACTCGGTGCTGGTGGACGCGCAGGCGCTGGCGGCGGTGCGGGCGCGGTTCGACGACGAGCAGGCGGCGTCGCTGGCGACGTACCTGCGCGCCGCCCAGTCCACGAACACGGTGCGGGCCTACCGGTCGGACTGGATCGGGTGGGCGGGGTGGTGTGCGGCGGAGGGCAGGCAGGCGTTGCCGGCGGATCCGCTGGACGTGGCGGTCTACCTGGCCGCGGCGGCGGACACGGTGAAGCCGGACGGGTCGGCGGCGTTCGGGGCCTCGACGCTGGAGCGCAAGTCGGCGGCGATCTCGGCGGTGCACGCGGCGAACGGGTTGCCGAGTCCGACGCGCAGTGACGTGGTGCGGCTGACGTTGCGCGGTATCCGCCGTTCCCGCAAGGCGCAGCCCCGGCGCAAACGCCCGGTGCTGCTGGACACGCTGGAAGCGCTGCTGGCCGAACGCCCGCAGGAGGGGCCGGCGCGCGCACGGGACGCGGTGCTGCTGCTGGTGGGGTTCGCGGGGGCGTTGCGGCGCAGTGAGCTGGCGGCGATCGAGTTCGAGGACGTGACGGTGGACGTGGATCCGCGCACGCACGAGCCGTTGTTGCTGATCGCCCTGGGGACGACGAAGACGGACCAGACGGGCCGTCACCAGCAGACGGTGGTGCTGCCGCGCGGCAGCCGGCGGCCGACGTGCCCGGTGTGCGCGTTCGCGGACTGGGCGGACGTGCTCGACGGGCGTGAGCCGGTGGAGTCGGGGTTGCACCGCTGTCACGGCTACCAGGGCACCGGGCGGACCGGGGCGGTGTTCCCGGTGATCAACCGGCACGGCGGCATCGGCTCCAAGGCGATGTCGGGGCGTGCGGTGGCGGAGCTGGTGAAGCGGTACGCGGTGAGGGCGGGGCTGGACCCGGAGCTGTTCGGCGGGCATTCGCTGCGGGCGGGGTTCGCGACGCAGGCGGCGCTGGGCGGGGCGAGCGACCGGGAGATCATGCGGCAGGGCCGGTGGACGAACCCGCGCATGGTGCACCGCTACATCCGCACGGCGAACCCGCTTGAAGACAACGCGGTCACCCGCCTCGGCCTGTGA
- a CDS encoding DUF4180 domain-containing protein, with amino-acid sequence MSDVVRARHGVTVLMCSPTGAVIGDEQSAVDLIGTLWGQDVAWIVVPAQRLAEDFFRLRTRVAGAVVQKFQQYGFGVAVVGDISAYVERSTALRDFVYESNQGRQLWFVADEAELDERFAALAART; translated from the coding sequence ATGTCTGATGTTGTGCGGGCGCGCCACGGCGTGACGGTCCTGATGTGCTCCCCCACCGGTGCGGTGATCGGTGACGAGCAGTCCGCTGTGGACCTGATCGGCACCCTGTGGGGTCAGGACGTCGCGTGGATCGTGGTGCCGGCGCAGCGGCTGGCGGAGGACTTCTTCCGGCTGCGCACGCGGGTGGCGGGCGCGGTGGTGCAGAAGTTCCAGCAGTACGGCTTCGGTGTCGCGGTCGTCGGTGACATCAGCGCGTACGTGGAGCGGAGCACGGCGTTGCGTGATTTCGTCTACGAGTCGAACCAGGGCCGGCAGTTGTGGTTCGTGGCGGACGAGGCGGAGCTGGACGAGCGGTTCGCGGCGTTGGCCGCCCGCACCTGA
- the add gene encoding adenosine deaminase, which produces MRDLVTLPKAHLHVHLESTVRPGTLAELADRHGVEVPAHTTGTFDGFGPFAVHNGAVRDCLREPGDFHRIAYEFCAEEAAQGTRYAEVTFTAAAHGERLGDPDMPLGAVLAGLAAGQTAHGIECRVIVDHPRKRSPQRFEDSLRLAVEHPQVVAIGVAGAEDHPLTPFATVFRAAREAGIGLVHHAGETCGAPSIAEAVTLGQADRIGHGIRALDDPSVVALLRDRAVPLEVCPSSNVALGLVESLSSHPLPKLLDAGLTVTINTDIPSATGIGLAEEYSLVRSTFGYTDDRMACFALAAVDASFAPDDLRDSLRQDIAAWRAGS; this is translated from the coding sequence ATGCGTGATCTTGTGACGTTGCCCAAAGCACACCTGCACGTGCACCTGGAAAGCACCGTACGACCCGGCACCCTCGCCGAGCTCGCGGACCGCCACGGCGTCGAGGTCCCCGCCCACACCACCGGAACCTTCGACGGCTTCGGCCCGTTCGCCGTGCACAACGGCGCCGTACGGGACTGCCTGCGGGAGCCCGGCGACTTCCACCGGATCGCCTACGAGTTCTGCGCCGAGGAAGCAGCGCAGGGGACCCGCTACGCCGAGGTCACGTTCACCGCGGCAGCCCACGGAGAACGACTCGGTGATCCGGACATGCCGCTCGGAGCGGTACTCGCCGGGCTCGCCGCAGGACAGACCGCCCACGGCATCGAATGCCGTGTGATCGTGGACCACCCCAGGAAGAGGTCACCGCAGCGGTTCGAAGACTCGCTCCGACTCGCCGTCGAGCACCCGCAGGTCGTCGCGATCGGCGTCGCCGGAGCGGAGGACCACCCCCTCACCCCGTTCGCCACCGTCTTCCGCGCCGCCCGAGAAGCCGGCATCGGACTCGTGCACCACGCAGGAGAAACCTGCGGAGCACCGAGCATCGCCGAAGCCGTCACCCTCGGACAGGCCGACCGCATCGGACACGGCATCCGCGCACTCGACGACCCGTCCGTCGTCGCCCTGCTGCGTGACCGCGCCGTCCCACTGGAAGTGTGTCCGTCGTCCAACGTCGCGTTGGGACTGGTCGAATCGCTCTCCTCCCACCCGCTGCCGAAACTCCTCGACGCCGGCCTGACCGTCACGATCAACACCGACATCCCCTCCGCGACCGGCATCGGCCTGGCCGAGGAGTACTCACTGGTGCGATCGACCTTCGGCTACACCGACGACCGCATGGCCTGCTTCGCCCTCGCCGCCGTCGACGCCTCCTTCGCACCCGACGATCTGCGGGACTCGCTGCGTCAGGACATCGCCGCCTGGCGCGCCGGCTCGTAA
- a CDS encoding DUF4240 domain-containing protein, with the protein MDLNAFWALLDRSASQTADQDARLEWLTASLASLPPAEIAGFALRVDELRRRVDTWGHWHAADLICAGLCSDDGFFYFQAWLIGLGRETFEAVAADPDALAEVPHVRHLAASGGVHAWPDDEWPDWEGLDHVASEALSGEPGSAELQELLGDHELLVSPEPSGEHWDFADPREIGRRVPRLGVLFGKVA; encoded by the coding sequence ATGGACCTGAACGCGTTCTGGGCCCTGCTCGACCGGTCCGCCTCGCAGACCGCCGACCAGGACGCCCGCCTGGAGTGGCTGACCGCCTCCCTGGCGTCGTTGCCGCCGGCGGAGATCGCCGGCTTCGCGCTGCGCGTGGACGAGCTGCGCCGCCGGGTGGACACGTGGGGGCACTGGCACGCCGCGGACCTGATCTGCGCGGGTCTGTGCTCGGACGACGGGTTCTTCTACTTCCAGGCGTGGCTGATCGGGCTGGGGCGCGAGACGTTCGAGGCGGTGGCGGCCGATCCGGACGCCCTGGCCGAGGTGCCGCACGTGCGGCACCTCGCCGCTTCGGGTGGTGTTCACGCGTGGCCGGATGACGAGTGGCCGGACTGGGAAGGTCTCGACCACGTGGCCTCCGAGGCGCTGTCGGGTGAGCCGGGCTCGGCTGAGCTGCAGGAGCTCCTCGGCGACCACGAGCTGCTGGTCTCGCCGGAGCCGTCCGGAGAGCACTGGGACTTCGCGGACCCGCGGGAGATCGGCCGGCGGGTGCCGCGGTTGGGTGTGTTGTTCGGGAAGGTGGCGTGA
- the hrpA gene encoding ATP-dependent RNA helicase HrpA, translating into MDTPLAELHKRLPELMPRDQRRLARRLDGARKVKDPMARRKITEEIAGLIDEAALKVALRRESVPKISYPDELPVSQHKDEIKELIARHQVVIVAGETGSGKTTQLPKICLELGRGITGQIGHTQPRRIAARTVAERVAEELGTKLGDTVGYKVRFTDQSGEDTLVKLMTDGILLAEIQTDRTLSRYDTIIIDEAHERSLNVDFLLGYLKQLLPRRPDLKIVITSATIDPQRFSAHFDDAPVIEVSGRTYPVETRYRPLEEDDDQTQGIINAVHELQAEGPGDVLVFLSGEREIRDTADALKAEDLKNTEILPLYARLSVGEQHRVFQRHTGRRIVLATNVAETSLTVPGIKYVVDPGNARISRYSHRLKVQRLPIEPISQASANQRKGRCGRVSEGICIRLYSEEDFEARPEFTDAEILRTNLASVILQMTNIGLGDVARFPFIDPPDSRNINDGIGLLQELGAISADRKAAGEQTLTPTGRKLAQLPVDPRLGRMVLEADTTGCLKEVMIIAAALSIQDPRERPADQQDAATQQHARFVDKESDFVTFLTLWQYLKDKQKELSGNQFRKLCKAEFLNYLRVREWQDIYLQLRQVAKQIGMTLNDTPGDPRNIHIALLSGLLSHIGVKDVLKKQAPNEKRRPLTEFLGARNAKFAIFPGSALAKKPPQWVMAAELVETSRLWGRIVAKIEPEWAERLGEHVVKRQYSEPHWETKRGSVVALEKVTLYGVPIVAGRKVNYGRIDPGLSRELFLRHALVQGEWTTHHRFFHTNRALLEEVGELENRARRRDIVVDEETLYDFYDKRVGQDVVSARHFDTWWKKQKDKNLLTFTKDMLVNDRADVRPEAYPDQWRQGELTLPLSYHFEPGTKNDGVTVQLPLPALTTLDDDAFSWQIPGLRHDLVVALIRSLPKQIRRNFVPVPDVATAVLARINPADTSLLAGVERELKALTGVTVHREDWQLDAVPDHLKLTFQVVDENNRTLAEGKDIAALKTQLRDEVRESLSQAAGHLERTGLTTWDFDTLPRTIEQRQSGITVTAYPSLLDRGDTVAIKVLDTPGRQAHAHRRGVRRLLLLNLNSPVKHLQRHLDNASKLALTRNPHGGVANLLADCITAAVDRLMGEPAWDQKSFAAQLKKVQAALNDTTWVTVQEVRKVLEAAHEAELTLTSLKGAPDSVNDIRGQLDSLVYKGFVTHTGYDRLPDLVRYLKGISRRIEKLPENPRRDLEWTHQVHQVHAEYRDLRAQIPADEPAPELDEIRWMIEELRLSYFAQTIGTRYTVSDKRIYKALDAVPL; encoded by the coding sequence ATGGACACCCCGCTCGCTGAACTGCACAAACGCCTGCCCGAGCTCATGCCGCGTGATCAACGCCGGCTCGCCAGGCGCCTCGACGGCGCACGCAAGGTCAAAGACCCGATGGCGCGCCGCAAGATCACAGAGGAGATCGCCGGCCTCATCGACGAGGCCGCGCTCAAGGTCGCGCTGCGCAGGGAGTCCGTCCCGAAGATCAGCTATCCCGACGAGCTGCCGGTCAGCCAGCACAAGGACGAGATCAAAGAGCTGATCGCGCGCCACCAGGTCGTGATCGTCGCCGGGGAGACCGGGTCCGGCAAGACGACCCAGCTGCCGAAGATCTGCCTGGAGCTCGGGCGGGGGATCACCGGGCAGATCGGGCACACCCAGCCCCGCCGCATCGCCGCGCGCACCGTCGCCGAACGGGTCGCCGAGGAGCTGGGCACCAAGCTCGGGGACACGGTCGGGTACAAGGTGCGGTTCACCGACCAGTCCGGCGAGGACACGCTGGTCAAGCTCATGACCGACGGCATCCTGCTCGCCGAGATCCAGACCGACCGCACGCTGTCGCGCTACGACACGATCATCATCGACGAGGCCCACGAACGCAGCCTCAACGTCGACTTCCTGCTCGGCTACCTCAAGCAGCTGCTGCCGCGGCGACCGGACCTGAAGATCGTCATCACGTCCGCGACGATCGACCCGCAGCGGTTCAGCGCGCACTTCGACGACGCGCCCGTCATCGAGGTCTCCGGCCGCACCTACCCCGTCGAGACCCGCTACCGGCCGCTGGAGGAGGACGACGACCAGACCCAGGGCATCATCAACGCCGTCCACGAGCTGCAGGCCGAAGGCCCCGGCGACGTCCTGGTGTTCCTCTCCGGCGAACGCGAGATCCGCGACACCGCCGACGCCCTCAAAGCCGAAGACCTGAAGAACACCGAGATCCTGCCGTTGTACGCGCGGCTCAGCGTCGGTGAGCAGCACCGCGTCTTCCAGCGCCACACCGGCCGCCGGATCGTGCTCGCCACCAACGTCGCCGAGACCAGCCTCACCGTGCCGGGCATCAAGTACGTCGTCGACCCCGGCAACGCGCGCATCTCCCGCTACAGCCACCGCCTCAAGGTCCAGCGCCTGCCCATCGAACCCATCAGCCAGGCGAGTGCGAACCAGCGCAAGGGCCGCTGCGGCCGCGTCAGCGAAGGCATCTGCATCCGCCTGTACTCCGAGGAGGACTTCGAGGCCCGTCCGGAGTTCACCGACGCGGAGATCCTGCGCACCAACCTCGCCAGCGTCATCCTGCAGATGACCAACATCGGCCTCGGCGACGTCGCCAGGTTCCCGTTCATCGACCCGCCCGACAGCCGCAACATCAACGACGGCATCGGCCTGCTCCAGGAGCTCGGCGCCATCAGCGCCGACCGCAAGGCCGCGGGGGAGCAGACGCTCACCCCCACCGGCCGCAAGCTCGCCCAGCTGCCCGTCGACCCCCGCCTCGGCCGCATGGTCCTGGAGGCCGACACCACCGGCTGCCTCAAAGAGGTCATGATCATCGCCGCCGCGCTGTCCATCCAGGACCCCCGCGAACGGCCCGCCGACCAGCAGGACGCCGCCACGCAGCAGCACGCCAGGTTCGTCGACAAGGAATCCGACTTCGTCACGTTCCTCACCCTGTGGCAGTACCTCAAGGACAAGCAGAAAGAGCTCAGCGGCAACCAGTTCCGCAAGCTCTGCAAGGCCGAGTTCCTCAACTACCTGCGCGTGCGCGAGTGGCAGGACATCTACCTGCAGCTGCGCCAGGTCGCCAAGCAGATCGGCATGACCCTCAACGACACCCCCGGCGACCCGCGCAACATCCACATCGCGCTGCTCTCCGGGCTGCTCAGCCACATCGGCGTCAAAGACGTCCTCAAAAAGCAGGCCCCGAACGAGAAACGCCGGCCGCTGACCGAGTTCCTCGGCGCCCGCAACGCCAAGTTCGCGATCTTCCCCGGCAGCGCGCTGGCGAAGAAACCACCGCAATGGGTGATGGCCGCCGAGCTCGTCGAGACCAGCCGCCTGTGGGGCCGCATCGTCGCCAAGATCGAACCCGAGTGGGCCGAACGCCTCGGCGAGCACGTCGTCAAACGCCAGTACTCCGAACCGCACTGGGAGACCAAACGCGGCAGCGTCGTCGCCCTGGAGAAGGTCACCCTCTACGGTGTGCCGATCGTCGCCGGCCGCAAGGTCAACTACGGCCGCATCGACCCCGGGCTGTCGCGTGAGCTGTTCCTGCGCCACGCACTCGTACAGGGGGAGTGGACCACCCACCACCGGTTCTTCCACACCAACCGCGCCCTGCTGGAGGAGGTCGGGGAGCTCGAGAACCGGGCGCGGCGCCGCGACATCGTCGTCGACGAGGAAACCCTCTACGACTTCTACGACAAACGCGTCGGCCAGGACGTGGTCTCCGCGCGGCACTTCGACACCTGGTGGAAGAAGCAGAAGGACAAGAACCTCCTCACCTTCACCAAGGACATGCTGGTCAACGACCGCGCCGACGTCCGCCCCGAGGCCTACCCCGACCAGTGGCGCCAGGGCGAGCTGACCCTGCCGCTGAGCTACCACTTCGAACCCGGCACGAAGAACGACGGTGTTACCGTCCAGCTGCCGCTCCCGGCGCTCACCACCCTGGACGACGACGCGTTCTCCTGGCAGATCCCCGGCCTGCGCCACGACCTCGTCGTCGCCCTCATCCGGTCACTGCCCAAGCAGATCCGCCGCAACTTCGTGCCCGTCCCCGACGTCGCCACCGCCGTCCTCGCCCGCATCAACCCCGCCGACACGAGCCTGCTCGCCGGGGTCGAACGCGAGCTCAAAGCCCTCACCGGCGTCACCGTGCACCGCGAGGACTGGCAGCTCGACGCCGTCCCCGACCACCTCAAGCTCACCTTCCAGGTCGTCGACGAGAACAACCGCACCCTCGCCGAGGGCAAGGACATCGCCGCGCTCAAGACCCAGCTGCGCGACGAGGTCCGCGAGTCGCTGTCCCAAGCCGCCGGGCACCTCGAACGCACCGGGCTGACCACCTGGGACTTCGACACCCTGCCCCGCACCATCGAGCAGCGGCAGTCCGGCATCACCGTCACCGCCTACCCGTCGCTGCTCGACCGCGGCGACACCGTGGCGATCAAGGTCCTCGACACCCCCGGCCGGCAGGCCCACGCGCACCGCCGCGGTGTGCGCAGGTTGTTGCTGCTCAACCTGAACTCACCGGTCAAGCACCTGCAACGCCACCTCGACAACGCCTCCAAGCTCGCCCTGACCCGCAACCCGCACGGTGGGGTGGCGAACCTGCTCGCCGACTGCATCACGGCCGCGGTCGACCGGCTCATGGGCGAACCCGCGTGGGACCAGAAGTCGTTCGCCGCCCAGCTCAAGAAGGTCCAGGCCGCGCTCAACGACACCACCTGGGTGACCGTGCAGGAGGTCCGCAAGGTCCTCGAAGCCGCTCACGAGGCCGAGCTCACGCTCACCTCCCTCAAGGGCGCCCCCGACTCGGTCAACGACATCCGCGGCCAGCTCGACTCGCTGGTGTACAAGGGGTTCGTCACCCACACCGGCTACGACCGGCTGCCGGACCTGGTCCGCTACCTCAAGGGCATCTCCCGGCGCATCGAGAAGCTGCCCGAGAACCCGCGCCGCGACCTCGAGTGGACTCACCAGGTCCACCAGGTCCACGCCGAGTACCGCGACCTGCGCGCCCAGATCCCGGCCGACGAACCCGCGCCCGAGCTCGACGAGATCCGCTGGATGATCGAGGAACTGCGGCTGTCCTACTTCGCCCAGACCATCGGCACCCGCTACACCGTCAGCGACAAACGCATCTACAAGGCACTCGACGCCGTCCCCCTGTGA
- a CDS encoding ATP-binding cassette domain-containing protein translates to MTPVLAACGLVKRYGKVTALAGADLELLPGEILAVIGDNGAGKSTLIKALSGAVVPDEGTIAVDGRPVSFSTPLDARRAGIETVHQSLAVAPSLDIAANLFLGRERRRPGVLGSVFRMLDRAGMREEARRQLDALGIMTIQNPGQAVETLSGGQRQAVAVARAAAFGSRVVIMDEPTAALGVRESRAVLDLILQVRERGLPVILISHNMPHVFEVADRIHIQRLGRRRAVVDPREVSMSDAVAIMTGALEPPAEGPPAGEPPAGEPPG, encoded by the coding sequence ATGACCCCGGTGCTCGCGGCCTGCGGGCTGGTGAAGCGCTACGGGAAGGTGACGGCGCTGGCGGGTGCGGACCTGGAGCTGCTGCCCGGTGAGATCCTCGCGGTGATCGGTGACAACGGTGCGGGGAAGTCGACGCTGATCAAGGCGTTGTCGGGGGCGGTGGTGCCGGACGAGGGCACGATCGCGGTCGACGGGCGGCCGGTGTCGTTCTCCACTCCCCTGGACGCGCGGCGGGCGGGGATCGAGACGGTGCACCAGTCGCTGGCGGTGGCCCCGTCGCTCGACATCGCGGCGAACCTGTTCCTGGGCCGCGAACGCCGCCGGCCGGGGGTGCTGGGGTCGGTGTTCCGCATGCTGGACCGGGCGGGGATGCGGGAGGAGGCGCGCCGGCAGCTCGACGCGCTGGGGATCATGACGATCCAGAACCCCGGTCAGGCGGTGGAGACCCTGTCGGGTGGTCAGCGCCAGGCGGTGGCGGTGGCGCGGGCGGCGGCGTTCGGCAGCCGGGTGGTGATCATGGACGAGCCGACGGCGGCGCTGGGTGTGCGGGAGTCACGCGCGGTGCTGGATCTCATCCTGCAGGTGCGGGAGCGGGGGCTGCCGGTGATCCTGATCAGCCACAACATGCCGCACGTGTTCGAGGTGGCCGACCGCATCCACATCCAGCGCCTCGGCCGGCGCCGCGCGGTGGTGGACCCGCGGGAGGTGTCGATGTCGGACGCGGTGGCGATCATGACCGGCGCCCTGGAGCCTCCCGCCGAGGGGCCGCCTGCCGGGGAGCCGCCTGCTGGGGAGCCGCCGGGTTAG